A single genomic interval of Flammeovirga agarivorans harbors:
- a CDS encoding replication initiation protein produces the protein MNNILTKVWVKRHNNLVRAHQKNTMSLTAQKLLLFAFTVKDQDLDKVLEFRVADFLGRNPGGKDIKNIDQACDELSSSKIREGSGINDADYESDEFNRKYITLFDTIELNKTRVAFKFNRTFKKFLGPANNYTQYLFSNLKDMRSPHAVRLYDYLIGGVGKYSERRVELQELKAVLGVADKKSYNVFNTFKNTVLEQAVKSINQTSDIHLAYQPLRMSGRKYTHIYFTFSKKQEIAKVEASNDMGLSPENAAKIASMKEMNLPEAIIQATVKELLSQQKSAPIDITEVEVVTEQEKTSSNIAGAGQQDLFSQNTAQPTGDDFEEKLHRLQIRLKEIGLTQAVIKVAVVKYKKNPSLKIWGEINKVKMAMRDNAQFPNKHTLKKWIEEAA, from the coding sequence AACCTTGTGAGGGCTCATCAAAAAAATACGATGAGTTTAACTGCCCAAAAATTATTATTGTTTGCATTTACAGTGAAAGACCAGGACTTGGACAAAGTACTTGAGTTTAGAGTGGCCGATTTTCTAGGAAGAAATCCTGGAGGTAAGGATATTAAGAATATTGATCAAGCTTGTGACGAACTTTCTTCATCTAAAATTAGAGAGGGTAGTGGTATCAATGATGCTGATTATGAATCAGATGAATTTAATAGAAAGTATATTACTTTATTTGATACGATTGAATTAAACAAAACAAGAGTAGCATTTAAGTTTAATAGAACTTTTAAAAAGTTTTTGGGCCCAGCCAACAATTACACTCAATACCTATTCAGTAACCTGAAGGACATGAGGTCTCCACATGCCGTTCGTTTGTATGATTATTTGATTGGTGGTGTAGGTAAATACTCAGAAAGAAGAGTTGAGTTACAAGAGCTTAAAGCAGTGTTAGGTGTTGCTGATAAAAAATCGTACAATGTCTTCAATACTTTCAAAAATACTGTTCTAGAGCAAGCAGTGAAGAGTATTAATCAGACTTCAGACATACATTTAGCTTATCAGCCCTTAAGAATGTCTGGTAGAAAGTATACTCATATTTATTTTACTTTTAGTAAGAAGCAGGAGATAGCTAAGGTCGAAGCATCTAATGATATGGGATTAAGCCCAGAAAATGCTGCTAAAATTGCTTCTATGAAAGAAATGAACTTGCCTGAGGCAATTATTCAAGCAACCGTAAAAGAGCTTCTGAGCCAGCAAAAATCGGCTCCAATTGATATTACTGAGGTAGAGGTAGTTACTGAACAGGAAAAAACATCTTCAAATATTGCAGGTGCAGGGCAACAAGATTTATTCTCACAAAATACTGCACAACCAACTGGTGATGATTTTGAAGAGAAACTACATAGATTACAGATTAGACTTAAAGAAATTGGTCTAACTCAAGCTGTAATCAAGGTCGCTGTTGTAAAATATAAGAAGAACCCTTCATTGAAAATATGGGGTGAGATAAATAAGGTGAAAATGGCTATGCGTGATAATGCACAGTTTCCTAATAAACATACTCTAAAAAAGTGGATTGAGGAAGCTGCATAA